The Lacipirellula parvula genome window below encodes:
- the rpiB gene encoding ribose 5-phosphate isomerase B, translating into MRIAIGSDHRGYHLKEQLIGMLRSKGHEVLDEGTCATESVDYPDFAVLVAKKVSQGAAERGVLICGTGIGMAITANKFSGVRAAPCNDEVTAEISRRHNDLNVLCLSADMLSPRTVERMVEVWLTTPFEGGRHERRVEKIHQLEKELGCP; encoded by the coding sequence ATGCGCATCGCCATCGGCAGCGACCATCGCGGTTACCACCTCAAGGAGCAGCTCATCGGCATGCTCCGCTCGAAGGGGCATGAAGTCCTCGACGAGGGGACGTGCGCGACGGAATCGGTCGACTATCCCGACTTCGCCGTCCTCGTGGCGAAGAAGGTGAGCCAAGGCGCCGCCGAGCGCGGCGTTCTCATCTGCGGCACCGGCATCGGCATGGCGATCACCGCCAACAAATTCTCCGGCGTCCGCGCGGCGCCATGCAACGATGAAGTGACGGCTGAGATCAGCCGCCGGCACAACGACCTCAACGTGCTGTGCCTCTCGGCCGACATGCTTAGCCCGCGCACGGTCGAACGGATGGTCGAAGTCTGGCTGACGACGCCGTTCGAAGGGGGCCGACACGAGCGGCGGGTGGAGAAGATCCACCAGTTGGAAAAAGAGCTGGGATGCCCGTAG
- a CDS encoding L-threonylcarbamoyladenylate synthase encodes MPPIVINLRKTEDSRDVVHRAVQTLAEGKLVVFPTETVYGLAASARRADGVRRIFEAKGRAHNSPLALAIRSVEDAIDYAPTLGVKAQRLARRCWPGPITLVVKHGEDESLLRQLPQEVRAAVAPNGEVGLRVPAHSAVLDVLHMLAGPIALTSANLSGQPDAVTAEEAIRSIGQHVGLVIDDGACRYGQPSTVVRARDDSYECLREGVVPASALERLASMLIVIVCTGNTCRSPMAEALLRKLVAEQLGCKVEEVEQRGVLVSSAGVSAAPGGGAAPEAISTMKERGLDLTRHESQPLTEKLVRQADLILALTGAHRQAIIRRWPEASTRTFLVQPDNTDIEDPIGCPMEVYEQCANQIEEALRQRVKELKFT; translated from the coding sequence ATGCCCCCCATCGTCATCAATCTCCGCAAGACCGAAGACAGCCGCGATGTGGTTCATCGCGCCGTGCAGACGTTGGCCGAGGGGAAGTTGGTCGTATTTCCGACCGAGACCGTCTACGGGCTGGCTGCGAGCGCGCGACGAGCCGACGGCGTGCGGCGAATTTTTGAAGCGAAGGGACGGGCGCACAACTCGCCGCTGGCACTAGCGATTCGCAGCGTGGAAGATGCGATCGACTACGCCCCGACGCTCGGCGTGAAAGCGCAACGACTGGCGCGACGCTGCTGGCCGGGGCCGATTACGCTGGTCGTCAAACATGGCGAGGACGAGAGCTTGCTCCGGCAGCTACCGCAGGAAGTCCGTGCGGCCGTTGCCCCAAACGGCGAAGTCGGCCTGCGGGTGCCGGCCCATAGCGCGGTGCTCGACGTCCTGCACATGCTGGCGGGACCGATCGCGCTGACGAGCGCTAATCTTTCCGGCCAGCCTGATGCCGTAACCGCCGAAGAGGCGATCCGCAGCATTGGGCAACATGTTGGCCTGGTAATCGACGACGGGGCGTGCCGCTACGGCCAGCCATCGACGGTCGTGCGGGCCCGCGACGACTCTTACGAATGCCTCCGCGAGGGGGTCGTCCCCGCGTCGGCATTGGAACGGCTGGCCAGTATGTTGATTGTCATCGTTTGCACCGGCAACACGTGCCGCAGTCCGATGGCCGAGGCGCTGCTGCGGAAGCTGGTGGCGGAACAGCTGGGCTGCAAAGTCGAAGAAGTCGAACAACGCGGCGTGCTGGTTTCCTCGGCCGGCGTTTCGGCGGCCCCCGGCGGCGGGGCGGCGCCCGAAGCGATCAGCACGATGAAAGAGCGCGGGCTCGATCTCACGCGGCACGAATCGCAGCCGCTGACGGAGAAGCTGGTCCGCCAGGCCGACCTTATATTGGCCCTCACCGGCGCCCACCGGCAGGCGATCATCCGCCGCTGGCCGGAGGCGTCGACGCGGACCTTCCTGGTGCAACCCGACAATACCGACATTGAAGACCCCATCGGCTGCCCAATGGAGGTGTACGAACAGTGCGCCAACCAGATTGAGGAAGCCCTCCGGCAGCGGGTTAAAGAGCTAAAGTTCACGTAG
- a CDS encoding AAA family ATPase has protein sequence MSDSASIEKQAAEFAARYKAVREQIGRVIVGHDDIIHGVLTCLFVGGHCLLEGVPGLGKTLLIRTLAETLDLQFSRIQFTPDLMPADILGTNMVVENPDGRRTFEFQKGPIFTQICLADEINRATPKTQSAMLETMQEKKVSIAGKVFPMEPPFFVMATQNPLEQEGTYPLPEAQLDRFFFKLVVGYSSREELSTIIDRTTRGVDVRPEKVMDGREIVKWQQLVREVIIAPHVQDYIVRLTLATHPEGQFAQPITNQYLRWGASPRGAQTVTLAAKVRALLGGRYNVSFEDVRRVFIPAMRHRVIMNFEAQAEGIDADHVLTEILKKVSEKGEDAKVA, from the coding sequence ATGAGCGATAGCGCCTCGATCGAAAAGCAAGCCGCCGAGTTCGCCGCCCGCTACAAAGCTGTTCGCGAGCAAATCGGCCGCGTCATCGTCGGCCACGACGACATCATCCACGGCGTGCTCACCTGCCTGTTCGTCGGCGGCCACTGCTTGCTCGAAGGCGTCCCTGGCCTCGGCAAAACGCTCCTCATCCGCACGTTGGCTGAAACGCTCGACCTGCAGTTCTCGCGCATCCAGTTCACTCCCGACTTGATGCCCGCCGACATCCTCGGCACGAACATGGTCGTCGAAAACCCCGACGGCCGCCGCACGTTCGAATTCCAAAAAGGCCCGATCTTCACGCAGATCTGTCTCGCGGACGAAATCAACCGCGCAACGCCGAAGACGCAATCGGCGATGCTCGAAACAATGCAAGAGAAGAAGGTCAGCATCGCCGGCAAGGTCTTCCCGATGGAGCCGCCGTTCTTCGTGATGGCGACGCAGAACCCGCTCGAGCAAGAAGGCACCTACCCGCTGCCGGAAGCGCAGCTCGACCGCTTCTTCTTCAAGCTCGTCGTCGGCTATTCGAGCCGCGAGGAACTCTCGACGATCATCGACCGCACCACCCGCGGCGTCGACGTCCGTCCCGAGAAGGTGATGGACGGCCGCGAGATCGTAAAGTGGCAGCAACTCGTCCGCGAGGTGATTATCGCCCCGCACGTGCAGGATTACATCGTGCGGCTCACCCTGGCGACGCACCCCGAGGGCCAGTTCGCCCAACCGATCACGAACCAATACCTCCGCTGGGGCGCCAGCCCGCGCGGCGCCCAAACGGTGACGCTCGCCGCCAAAGTCCGCGCCCTGCTCGGCGGCCGCTACAACGTCAGCTTCGAAGACGTCCGCCGCGTCTTCATCCCCGCGATGCGGCATCGCGTGATCATGAACTTCGAAGCCCAAGCCGAAGGGATCGACGCCGACCACGTTCTCACCGAGATCCTCAAAAAGGTGAGCGAGAAGGGCGAAGACGCGAAGGTGGCGTGA
- a CDS encoding DUF58 domain-containing protein yields the protein MSSPTATQTTKPKAEILTPELLAQLERLELVTRKIFRGRMKGERRSKRKGQSVEFADFRNYVAGDDLRLLDWNLYARLDKLIVKLFMEEEDLHFYTLIDASMSMDFGTPTKLEYAKQLAAALGFIGLVRADRVRIETVGQSAAQRGPVLRGRSSVWRMLQQLDAIKAGEQTSLAAGVKNFCIRNPGKGIVLLISDLMDKQGYETALRYFVSHEMDCYVIHLLSQEELQPEVKGDLKLVDCEDADEAEITVSAPLLARYQQTLTAFTRGAQEFCTRRGIHYMLANNQLPVADLVGQHLRRRGLVR from the coding sequence ATGTCCTCTCCAACCGCCACGCAGACGACGAAGCCCAAAGCCGAGATCCTGACGCCAGAGCTCCTCGCGCAGCTCGAACGGTTGGAGCTCGTCACCCGCAAAATCTTCCGCGGGCGGATGAAGGGCGAGCGTCGCAGCAAGCGGAAAGGGCAGAGCGTCGAGTTCGCCGATTTTCGCAACTACGTCGCCGGCGACGATCTGCGGCTGCTCGATTGGAACCTTTACGCCCGCCTCGACAAGCTGATCGTCAAGCTCTTCATGGAAGAGGAGGATCTCCACTTCTACACGCTCATCGACGCCAGCATGTCGATGGATTTCGGCACGCCGACGAAGCTAGAGTACGCGAAGCAACTCGCCGCCGCGCTCGGCTTCATCGGCCTAGTGCGGGCCGACCGCGTGCGGATCGAAACCGTCGGCCAGTCGGCCGCGCAACGCGGGCCGGTTTTGCGGGGCCGCTCAAGCGTCTGGCGGATGCTTCAGCAGCTTGACGCGATCAAAGCAGGCGAACAAACCTCGCTCGCCGCGGGCGTGAAGAACTTCTGCATCCGCAACCCCGGCAAAGGCATCGTGCTGCTCATCAGCGACCTGATGGACAAGCAGGGGTACGAGACGGCCCTCCGTTATTTCGTCTCGCACGAAATGGACTGCTATGTGATACACCTCCTCTCGCAAGAGGAACTGCAGCCCGAAGTGAAAGGCGATTTGAAACTGGTCGACTGCGAAGACGCCGACGAAGCGGAGATCACCGTTAGCGCGCCGCTGCTCGCCCGCTACCAGCAAACGCTGACCGCATTCACGCGCGGGGCGCAAGAGTTCTGCACCCGCCGCGGCATCCACTACATGCTCGCGAACAACCAGCTGCCGGTGGCCGATTTGGTCGGCCAACATCTACGCAGAAGGGGACTCGTGCGATGA
- a CDS encoding four helix bundle protein, with protein MNHADIEGMTNSRMTNDECQSAESPVYDLEERTAAFAETVIDFVLEIDRGPVTSPLISQLVRSATSVGANYCEADDAESKKDFRHKIGLCRKEARETKYWFRMVVRAMPETKKAARSLWKEANELHLIFSKIRCSCDKA; from the coding sequence ATGAATCATGCTGACATCGAGGGAATGACGAATTCCCGAATGACGAATGACGAATGCCAGAGTGCAGAATCGCCGGTTTACGACTTAGAGGAACGCACTGCTGCATTTGCCGAAACGGTGATCGACTTCGTTCTTGAAATAGATCGCGGTCCAGTCACCTCGCCGCTGATTTCGCAACTCGTTCGCTCCGCCACTAGTGTTGGCGCGAACTACTGCGAAGCAGACGACGCCGAATCTAAGAAGGACTTTCGGCATAAGATCGGACTATGCCGCAAGGAAGCAAGAGAAACCAAATATTGGTTTCGCATGGTGGTCAGAGCGATGCCCGAGACGAAGAAAGCTGCACGCTCATTGTGGAAAGAGGCGAACGAGTTGCATTTGATTTTTTCCAAGATCCGCTGCTCCTGCGACAAGGCTTAA